The Enterobacter huaxiensis sequence GGGCAAGGTCGCCAATAGCGCTAATCCGAGAACGAAAATCACCAGCCCCAGGGTGGAAATCAGCGGCGCAGACATCGTATCCGCCCAGCGCCCCGCGTGCGGCGCAATCAACACAATCCCTATTGGCCAGGGCGTAAACAGCAGCGCGGAAACCACGGGGGTGAAGCCATACACGCTCTGAAACAGGAAAGGCAGCGCGATAAAGGTGATGCCCTGGCTCACAAAGGACGCCAGCGAGGTTAAAGCCGCAAGGGTAAAGCGGCCGTTCTGGAAAATGGCGGGGGGCAAGAGTGGATTGCGAACGCGGCGGATATGCCAGATAAACGTCATGCCGCTGGCCAGTGCGAGTACGCCCCATCCGATTGACCCGGCGCTAAGGTTATCGCCCGACGACAGGCTGTTGGCTGCCACGATCGTCGTACCAAGAAACGTGGCTGAAAGAACGGCGCCGGCCGTATCGAAAGGCGCGCTGATGGACGCCGGTTCACGCGGCAATACCCGAAATGCCAGCCAAAGGGCAATGCTGCCGGGGATCGCGTTTATGGCAAACAGCCATTGCCAGCCGAGCGTATCCACAATCGCGCCGCCCAGCACGGGGCCAACGGCGCTGCTGGAGGCAATAAGCAGGGCATGCAGCCCCAGGATGCGGCCAAGCAGCCTCCCCGGGAACACGGAACGAAGGATTGCAGGCGCGATACTCAGCGTTGCCGCGCCGCCGATCCCCTGCAAAATACGCATGCCGGTGAGCAGCTCCGGCGCGTTTGACAGGGCGCAGCCTACTGAGGTCAGCGTAAACGTAGCAAGACCCGCCAGAAAAACCGGACGATATCCCACGCGGGTGGCGAGAGCCGCAAAGATGGCCAGCGTCATTGCCGCGGAGAGCAGATAGCCGTTGGCGAACCAGACCGCCACATTCGCGGGGATCTGCATCGAGGTTGCCATAGCGGGCAGCGCAACGCCAATCATGGTGCCGTCAAATACTCCCATCAGCGTGGCGATCATCACGGCGGCCATCACCCGGGCGCGTTCCTGGCCCGGCAGGCCTTCATCGCCGGGCTGATTTGTAAAAAGCGTCATCATGTGTACTCCAGGAGAGAATGTAGATGACGAAACTATAATCATGGGTTATACAGGGCGGAAGACGCAGCAGTTGCACCTGATTGTTGCATACAACGCCTGCTATGAGGTTTTCCCGTGTCCGATCCCGATTTCAATTTACTCGTCGCGCTGGACGCACTGTTGGCCGAGGCCAGCGTCGCAGGCGCGGCGCGACGCTTAAACCTGAGCACCTCCGCCATGAGCCGCACGCTTGGCAGGCTGCGAGAGGTGACCCGTGACCCGATCCTGGTGCGGGCAGGGCGAAACATGGTGCTGACGCCCTGGGCCGAAGCCACGCGCGAGCGCGCCCAACGCGCGGTGTTTGAGG is a genomic window containing:
- a CDS encoding MFS transporter, producing MTLFTNQPGDEGLPGQERARVMAAVMIATLMGVFDGTMIGVALPAMATSMQIPANVAVWFANGYLLSAAMTLAIFAALATRVGYRPVFLAGLATFTLTSVGCALSNAPELLTGMRILQGIGGAATLSIAPAILRSVFPGRLLGRILGLHALLIASSSAVGPVLGGAIVDTLGWQWLFAINAIPGSIALWLAFRVLPREPASISAPFDTAGAVLSATFLGTTIVAANSLSSGDNLSAGSIGWGVLALASGMTFIWHIRRVRNPLLPPAIFQNGRFTLAALTSLASFVSQGITFIALPFLFQSVYGFTPVVSALLFTPWPIGIVLIAPHAGRWADTMSAPLISTLGLVIFVLGLALLATLPVSPSAWDICLRSLVCGIGFGCFQSPNNREMLSNVSREYSSYASGVLSIARTFGQCLGAAAVGVLLAVAHQAAVHLTLWIAVATSAVAVMFSASRLLKAVRSPA